The following proteins are encoded in a genomic region of Dyadobacter sp. UC 10:
- a CDS encoding aminotransferase class V-fold PLP-dependent enzyme → MKRRDALKDLSMLPLAGGIALPSKSAQKFSTETDAAAGKQIYQAIGVEPIINCRGTFTIIGGSIERPEVRAAMDAAAQVFVQYDELAFGAGKRLAELTGAEWGLVSAGCAAGMKHVTVACVTGGNPEKLIRIPDLSGFEKTEVIIPRYSRNVYDHALRNVGVRLITVDSIEELSDAMSSRTAMIYLMAGRESMSGPMSLEAISKIAKPKNIPVMIDAAAEDLTIPNVHLKMGADVVVYSGGKALCGPQCAGLVLGRKDLLMSAWQASAPHHGPGRDNKVGREETMGMVAAVEAWVKRDHAAEWKRWLSWLDSISKRVSSVESVKTTVIEPKDLSNRTPVLRVTWDASKLHITGEEVAELFGRTKPRIALGGGSRDGETFVTITTGQMQPGDEKVVSDRLVEVLSQKRSAPKLEMAAATISLKGHWEADIEFFSSTSKHTLIIEQDGNWLNGSHKGEFSVRELQGTVEGNEFKIRSTDRQPADAITFLFSGTVKDDVMTGSIYMGEYMTAKFTAKKYKFKYKREKVFIPSGPPLAT, encoded by the coding sequence ATGAAACGTAGAGATGCATTAAAGGATCTGTCTATGCTGCCACTGGCAGGCGGGATTGCTCTTCCCTCCAAATCCGCACAAAAGTTTTCCACCGAAACAGATGCCGCTGCCGGCAAGCAGATTTACCAGGCCATTGGCGTCGAGCCGATTATCAATTGCCGCGGTACGTTTACCATCATCGGCGGGTCGATTGAGCGGCCGGAAGTACGTGCTGCTATGGATGCGGCTGCGCAGGTTTTTGTCCAGTATGATGAGCTGGCATTCGGTGCAGGAAAGCGCCTCGCGGAACTTACCGGTGCCGAATGGGGCCTGGTATCGGCCGGTTGCGCAGCCGGGATGAAGCATGTGACCGTCGCCTGTGTGACTGGTGGAAATCCGGAAAAGCTGATCCGGATCCCTGATCTTTCCGGATTCGAAAAAACCGAAGTGATTATTCCCCGGTATTCAAGAAATGTATACGATCACGCCCTGCGCAATGTGGGCGTGAGGCTGATCACAGTTGATTCAATAGAAGAACTATCGGATGCCATGAGCTCCCGTACTGCGATGATTTACCTGATGGCAGGCAGGGAATCAATGAGCGGGCCGATGTCGCTTGAAGCCATTTCCAAAATAGCCAAACCGAAAAATATCCCGGTGATGATCGATGCCGCTGCCGAGGACCTGACGATCCCGAACGTACACCTCAAAATGGGCGCGGACGTGGTAGTGTACAGCGGTGGCAAAGCACTATGCGGTCCGCAATGTGCCGGATTGGTATTGGGAAGGAAAGATTTGCTGATGTCTGCCTGGCAGGCGAGCGCCCCTCACCATGGTCCTGGCCGCGATAATAAGGTAGGCAGGGAAGAAACAATGGGGATGGTTGCGGCGGTGGAAGCCTGGGTAAAAAGAGACCATGCGGCGGAATGGAAGCGGTGGCTTTCCTGGCTGGACAGTATTTCAAAAAGGGTTTCAAGTGTCGAGTCTGTAAAAACGACGGTTATCGAGCCGAAAGACCTGTCCAACCGGACGCCGGTACTGCGGGTGACCTGGGATGCCTCGAAATTGCACATTACCGGTGAGGAAGTTGCAGAGCTTTTCGGTCGTACCAAGCCTCGCATTGCATTGGGAGGAGGTAGCAGGGATGGTGAAACCTTTGTTACGATTACCACCGGACAAATGCAGCCGGGAGATGAAAAAGTTGTATCCGACCGCCTTGTTGAGGTTTTATCTCAAAAACGTTCGGCGCCAAAACTGGAAATGGCGGCCGCAACCATATCATTGAAAGGGCATTGGGAAGCTGACATTGAATTTTTTTCAAGTACGAGCAAGCATACCCTGATCATCGAGCAGGATGGTAACTGGCTGAACGGTTCACATAAGGGGGAATTCAGCGTACGGGAATTGCAGGGGACTGTGGAAGGGAATGAATTCAAGATCCGGAGCACCGACCGGCAGCCGGCCGACGCGATCACTTTCCTTTTTTCGGGAACCGTAAAGGACGATGTGATGACCGGGTCAATCTATATGGGCGAATATATGACTGCGAAGTTTACTGCTAAGAAATACAAGTTTAAATACAAGAGGGAGAAGGTATTCATTCCCTCTGGCCCGCCACTGGCAACCTGA
- the ytxJ gene encoding bacillithiol system redox-active protein YtxJ: MNWIAINSEEEVAKISQSAEYAIIYKHSPRCMTSLMAYRQLKMDVNAASNVETPIYIVDVISNRRESLAIADAFRVQHQSPQILVVKDGKCLYDASHEDVSLHDTMKHLN, encoded by the coding sequence ATGAATTGGATTGCGATTAATAGTGAAGAGGAAGTGGCGAAAATATCTCAGTCGGCAGAGTATGCCATTATTTATAAGCACAGTCCGCGATGCATGACAAGCCTGATGGCTTATCGCCAGCTCAAAATGGACGTTAATGCCGCTTCAAACGTAGAAACGCCTATATATATCGTCGACGTCATTAGTAACCGCAGAGAATCTCTGGCGATTGCAGATGCTTTTCGGGTTCAGCACCAGTCGCCCCAAATCCTGGTGGTCAAAGATGGGAAGTGCCTGTACGATGCTTCCCACGAAGATGTTTCCCTTCATGATACAATGAAACACCTCAATTGA
- a CDS encoding helix-turn-helix transcriptional regulator: MSIQKMKEKIIGEAVADNEWQKAAEFREANAAWLDISFRIGLAILRILRERKMSQKDLAKAMSCSPQYINKIVKGSENLTLETICKLEKIMDSKLIEVSARNTNYTT; this comes from the coding sequence ATGAGTATTCAAAAAATGAAGGAGAAGATTATCGGGGAGGCTGTCGCTGATAATGAGTGGCAAAAGGCAGCTGAGTTTCGTGAGGCGAATGCTGCATGGCTCGATATATCGTTCCGTATCGGTCTGGCAATTCTGCGGATACTTCGGGAACGTAAGATGAGCCAGAAGGACCTTGCGAAGGCAATGAGCTGCTCACCTCAATACATAAATAAAATTGTGAAGGGGTCGGAAAATCTGACGCTGGAAACAATTTGTAAGCTCGAAAAGATTATGGATAGTAAACTGATCGAGGTGTCTGCAAGGAATACAAATTATACTACCTAG
- a CDS encoding sialate O-acetylesterase, whose translation MKKNLLFITIFLLHLSSSAFAQIVVTFPSERAVFQRNKANTANVYIGGYVTQGFERIEARFTPWVAGEGEAAPGGDAWATIDNSIEAAQFYGSMSVKGGWYRLEVRAVRTGSDPVMVTVQRVGVGEVFVVAGQSNATGGDSNPNGPAAQHDQVNSVNFQNLNSGTISPYPSLELPCPEYVHLDANVKTAPFGNYAWCWGSFGDKIYEKFRVPVMIFNGGWSSTGVENWKQSIDPNATPTSAFGYVFPAGLPFGHLRIALNYYIAQLGVRAVLWHQGETDNYIEQPGDNTYSRYLSNLWDVVNATRSLTGKNDLAWMVARASRFTVSGATRVSANVVNAQNELINNDGSYPHVYQGPETDPYYDINYRGDEIHFRGDGVTQSPDGNVYSGLIYLAGFWADKVTADFINQSEPYAATAPPAVSAVYSSGGSQITFTGPSINPGGQYNWLGIDCNQVQNTSQQWSVGPGTYKLKVVDANRNTVFSPQLYVSGSALPVTWKSFTAKTTETGRVLVEWATTSEMNASHFEVERSADAMVFTKIKSIDAAGNSESEINYRYEDEFLMPGNYYYRLRQVDADGSFDFTRIVPVKISGTETIRAYPNPVADKVTVQSALPLGTVEIFNAAGIRIYNGNTTATSTRIGLEKYPSGLYTILVNGKSIKIVK comes from the coding sequence ATGAAGAAAAATTTACTCTTTATTACCATTTTCCTGCTACACCTTTCAAGCTCGGCATTCGCCCAGATCGTGGTAACGTTTCCAAGCGAAAGAGCTGTCTTTCAACGTAATAAGGCTAATACTGCCAATGTATATATAGGAGGTTATGTCACGCAGGGGTTTGAACGGATTGAAGCACGCTTCACACCCTGGGTTGCCGGCGAAGGTGAAGCTGCTCCCGGCGGCGATGCGTGGGCTACGATTGATAATTCGATCGAAGCGGCGCAGTTTTACGGTTCGATGTCCGTCAAAGGCGGGTGGTACCGCCTGGAAGTCCGGGCTGTCCGGACCGGCAGCGACCCGGTAATGGTCACTGTTCAGCGTGTCGGAGTAGGAGAAGTATTTGTCGTGGCGGGCCAATCCAATGCAACCGGCGGCGATTCCAATCCAAACGGTCCGGCCGCCCAGCATGATCAGGTGAATAGTGTCAACTTTCAGAATCTCAATTCCGGAACAATCTCTCCCTACCCTTCCCTCGAATTGCCTTGCCCTGAATATGTACATCTGGATGCCAATGTCAAAACGGCTCCTTTTGGAAATTATGCCTGGTGCTGGGGATCATTTGGTGACAAGATTTATGAGAAATTCCGGGTGCCTGTCATGATCTTTAATGGCGGATGGTCGAGTACGGGCGTGGAGAACTGGAAGCAGTCGATCGACCCGAACGCAACACCGACGAGTGCTTTCGGCTATGTATTCCCAGCCGGCCTCCCATTCGGTCACCTCCGGATCGCCCTCAACTATTATATTGCCCAGCTCGGCGTGCGTGCAGTTTTGTGGCACCAGGGTGAAACAGACAATTACATCGAGCAGCCAGGTGATAATACTTACAGCCGTTATCTTTCCAATTTGTGGGATGTGGTGAATGCAACCCGGTCGCTTACCGGAAAAAATGATCTGGCGTGGATGGTTGCGCGGGCATCGCGCTTTACAGTGTCCGGTGCAACGCGCGTTTCTGCCAATGTCGTAAATGCTCAAAATGAGCTGATTAACAACGACGGCTCTTATCCGCACGTGTACCAGGGGCCAGAAACAGATCCATATTACGACATCAATTACCGCGGTGATGAAATCCATTTCAGGGGAGACGGCGTAACGCAGTCGCCGGACGGAAACGTCTATTCAGGGTTGATCTACCTGGCCGGATTCTGGGCAGACAAAGTGACGGCCGACTTTATAAACCAGTCGGAACCTTACGCCGCAACAGCACCTCCGGCGGTTTCTGCCGTTTACTCATCAGGGGGATCACAGATCACGTTTACCGGGCCGTCTATCAATCCGGGTGGACAGTATAACTGGCTGGGAATTGATTGCAACCAGGTACAGAATACTTCCCAGCAATGGTCGGTTGGACCGGGTACATATAAGCTGAAAGTAGTTGACGCAAATCGTAATACGGTGTTTTCTCCCCAGCTTTATGTGTCCGGGTCAGCGCTTCCTGTAACATGGAAATCATTTACAGCGAAAACGACTGAAACCGGCCGCGTTCTTGTGGAATGGGCTACGACAAGCGAGATGAATGCTTCTCATTTTGAAGTGGAAAGAAGTGCGGATGCAATGGTATTCACAAAAATTAAATCCATCGATGCAGCAGGAAATTCGGAAAGCGAAATCAATTATCGTTATGAGGATGAATTTTTAATGCCGGGAAACTATTATTACAGATTGAGGCAGGTCGATGCAGACGGCAGTTTTGATTTTACCCGTATTGTACCGGTCAAAATTTCGGGCACCGAAACAATCAGAGCATATCCGAATCCTGTGGCAGACAAAGTCACTGTTCAATCTGCGCTGCCGCTCGGCACGGTCGAAATATTCAACGCTGCCGGGATACGGATTTACAATGGCAATACGACCGCAACCAGCACCAGGATCGGGCTCGAAAAATATCCGAGTGGTCTTTACACGATACTAGTGAATGGCAAAAGCATTAAAATAGTAAAATAA
- a CDS encoding ring-cleaving dioxygenase — MENTINGIHHITAIAGDAKKNYDFYTRILGLRMVKKTVNFDDPNTYHFYYGDENGTPGTILTFFPWGSQMPAGRRGTRQVTEIGYAVPEGSLDFWVKRFEANGVTYNKAAEKFGEQYLTFLDPDGLKFELTVPKTPDSRTPWETDEVKAEHATRGFHHVTITSNKIEETAKILTNIFGYRLLEQHVNRYRFVTDAVENAAIVDLVEAPGERAGHVAAGSVHHVAFRVANDDILMEFRKKVLEAGHQITDKIDRNYFYSLYFREPGGVLFEIASDNPGFATDETVEELGSGLMLPPQYESRRAKIEAVLPKLI, encoded by the coding sequence ATGGAAAATACGATCAACGGCATTCATCACATTACTGCAATTGCAGGAGACGCCAAAAAAAACTACGATTTTTATACCCGCATTCTGGGATTGAGAATGGTCAAAAAAACCGTGAATTTTGATGATCCTAATACGTATCATTTTTATTACGGTGACGAAAACGGTACACCGGGCACAATCCTGACATTCTTCCCCTGGGGCAGTCAAATGCCGGCGGGCAGGAGAGGGACCCGCCAGGTCACAGAGATTGGTTATGCCGTACCGGAAGGCAGTCTGGATTTTTGGGTTAAAAGATTTGAGGCCAATGGGGTGACCTATAACAAGGCAGCTGAAAAGTTTGGTGAGCAATATCTGACCTTCCTTGATCCCGACGGTTTGAAATTTGAGTTGACTGTTCCAAAAACACCGGATAGCAGGACTCCCTGGGAAACTGACGAGGTTAAGGCCGAGCATGCAACCCGCGGCTTTCATCATGTCACGATCACCAGCAATAAAATCGAGGAAACTGCGAAAATTCTGACTAATATATTTGGGTACCGTTTGCTTGAACAGCACGTCAACAGATATCGTTTTGTCACCGACGCAGTTGAAAATGCGGCGATTGTTGATCTGGTCGAGGCACCTGGCGAGAGGGCCGGGCATGTGGCAGCGGGCTCAGTTCATCATGTGGCTTTCAGGGTAGCTAACGATGATATTTTAATGGAATTCAGGAAAAAAGTGCTGGAAGCCGGTCATCAGATCACTGATAAGATTGACAGAAATTACTTCTATTCGCTTTATTTCCGTGAACCGGGTGGTGTACTTTTTGAAATAGCAAGCGATAATCCAGGCTTTGCAACAGACGAAACCGTGGAAGAGCTTGGTTCAGGGTTGATGCTTCCGCCGCAATACGAATCAAGAAGAGCAAAAATCGAAGCTGTACTCCCAAAACTGATTTAA
- a CDS encoding alpha/beta hydrolase, producing MMYTHNLNILEAGVPLAEAKKAIILLHGRGGSAQDIISLRRNLNLDEMAILAPQATNNSWYPYSFMVPAIQNQPALDSALEVVGKAVAAAEASGIPAESIYLAGFSQGACLSLEYVARNAKRYGGVIAFTGGLIGEILDESNYTGDFANTPVFVSTGDPDPHVPVSRVKESIAVLERLNAFVTYNIYPGRAHTILPGEIKLANQHILA from the coding sequence ATGATGTACACGCATAATCTGAATATCCTTGAAGCAGGAGTTCCACTGGCAGAGGCCAAAAAAGCGATCATATTGCTTCACGGACGGGGCGGCTCGGCGCAGGATATTATTTCCCTGCGCCGGAACCTGAATCTGGACGAAATGGCAATCCTGGCGCCTCAGGCAACTAATAACAGTTGGTATCCATACAGTTTCATGGTTCCTGCAATTCAAAATCAGCCTGCGCTGGACTCGGCGCTGGAAGTGGTGGGCAAGGCAGTGGCGGCGGCCGAGGCGAGCGGAATACCGGCAGAAAGTATTTACCTGGCCGGGTTTTCTCAGGGGGCCTGCCTGAGTCTGGAATACGTGGCACGCAACGCCAAACGGTATGGAGGCGTGATTGCCTTTACGGGCGGGCTGATCGGCGAAATACTGGATGAAAGCAATTACACCGGTGATTTTGCCAATACGCCGGTGTTCGTCTCTACGGGCGATCCCGATCCGCACGTTCCGGTTTCGCGGGTGAAAGAAAGCATTGCGGTTTTAGAGCGACTGAATGCATTTGTAACCTATAACATTTATCCAGGCAGGGCGCACACCATCCTGCCCGGCGAAATCAAGCTTGCTAACCAGCATATACTTGCCTGA